Proteins found in one Halococcus agarilyticus genomic segment:
- a CDS encoding DUF5806 family protein: MTDDSASPDRSRDDGERADDPPDVDGADDRSAERIDEHSSNDDPANGDPSDDEPADGSPDGESRGATTDESVTDESTTDELTTDEPTTDTAAGESTADTATDEPATDAATAGDDPSRSAEPSIPADVRKYERFAKMDGARYDRANEFLRDRTYITAREWAIARLCADFRTETGVEMTKIGEHLPELVPFMTDTYTPQAVNQARAAFEEKVRMAGATFLYGAMSDFFTAEGLDDVMYEATEVAKFLLEVEGVDLAVEDELAAEERISSTMREVRIQSAALRHDDLTCPHCGESFEPGDADESTADGVEMDETEADPSPSG; this comes from the coding sequence ATGACCGACGACTCCGCTTCTCCCGATCGCTCGCGCGACGACGGCGAGCGCGCGGACGATCCCCCCGACGTCGACGGAGCCGACGACCGGTCCGCCGAGCGGATCGACGAGCACTCCTCGAACGACGATCCGGCGAACGGCGATCCCTCCGACGACGAGCCTGCCGACGGATCGCCCGACGGCGAGTCTCGCGGTGCGACCACCGACGAATCGGTCACGGACGAATCGACCACCGACGAACTGACGACCGACGAACCGACCACCGACACAGCGGCCGGCGAATCGACTGCCGACACAGCGACCGACGAACCGGCCACCGACGCGGCGACCGCCGGCGACGACCCCTCCCGGTCGGCGGAGCCGTCGATCCCGGCGGATGTTCGGAAGTACGAGCGGTTCGCGAAGATGGACGGCGCGCGCTACGATCGCGCCAACGAGTTCCTGCGCGACCGGACGTACATCACCGCGCGCGAGTGGGCGATCGCGCGGCTGTGTGCCGACTTCCGCACCGAGACCGGCGTCGAGATGACCAAGATCGGCGAGCATCTCCCCGAGCTCGTCCCGTTCATGACCGACACCTACACGCCCCAGGCGGTGAACCAGGCCCGGGCCGCCTTCGAGGAGAAGGTCCGGATGGCCGGTGCGACCTTCCTCTACGGCGCGATGAGCGATTTCTTCACCGCCGAGGGGCTCGACGACGTGATGTACGAGGCGACCGAGGTGGCGAAGTTCCTCCTCGAAGTGGAGGGCGTCGATCTCGCTGTCGAGGACGAGCTGGCGGCCGAAGAGCGGATTTCGAGCACGATGCGCGAGGTCCGCATCCAGAGTGCGGCGCTGCGCCACGACGACCTCACCTGTCCCCACTGCGGGGAGTCGTTCGAGCCGGGCGACGCCGACGAGTCGACCGCGGACGGGGTCGAAATGGACGAGACCGAGGCCGACCCGAGCCCGTCCGGG
- a CDS encoding universal stress protein, which produces MNVLVGIDGSEHAFAAFERILARIGETGDELTAAVVAGETDHPERVERRVRETLDGAGIEAPIRRIEGHAGGGLVDLADDEGFDRLVVGGGERTPTGKIRLGPTAEFVVLNAETSVTLAR; this is translated from the coding sequence ATGAACGTCCTGGTGGGGATCGACGGGAGCGAGCACGCGTTCGCGGCGTTCGAGCGCATCCTCGCGCGGATCGGAGAGACCGGCGACGAACTCACCGCGGCGGTCGTCGCTGGCGAGACCGATCATCCAGAAAGGGTCGAGCGCCGCGTGCGCGAGACGCTCGACGGTGCGGGGATCGAGGCCCCGATCCGCCGGATCGAGGGCCACGCCGGCGGGGGGTTGGTCGACCTCGCGGACGACGAGGGGTTCGATCGGCTCGTCGTCGGCGGCGGCGAGCGCACGCCGACGGGGAAAATTCGGTTGGGGCCCACCGCGGAGTTCGTCGTCCTGAACGCGGAGACCTCGGTCACGCTCGCGCGATGA
- a CDS encoding GNAT family N-acetyltransferase has translation MSRPYPDEPVGPFERPPVSFTDAHGREIEISVCDEGEFAALAEMYVAFDPADRAQGIPPASEEAIGEWLDVVLGSGHDVVAYHGDACVGHATLVADGEGTFELAIFVLDTHQAAGIGSRLLSALLGHAGREGVERVWLTVERWNHAAIALYRKVGFETADTESFETEMAIRL, from the coding sequence ATGAGCCGGCCGTACCCCGACGAGCCCGTCGGCCCGTTCGAGCGCCCACCCGTGAGCTTCACCGACGCTCACGGCCGCGAGATCGAGATCTCGGTGTGTGACGAGGGCGAGTTCGCGGCGCTTGCCGAGATGTACGTCGCGTTCGATCCCGCCGACCGCGCTCAGGGCATCCCGCCGGCGAGCGAGGAGGCGATCGGCGAGTGGCTCGACGTCGTTCTCGGGTCGGGCCACGACGTGGTCGCGTACCACGGCGACGCGTGCGTGGGACACGCGACGCTCGTGGCCGACGGCGAAGGCACGTTCGAACTCGCCATCTTCGTGCTCGACACCCACCAGGCGGCCGGCATCGGCTCGCGACTGCTCTCGGCGCTCCTCGGTCACGCCGGCCGCGAGGGGGTCGAGCGGGTCTGGCTTACCGTCGAGCGGTGGAACCACGCCGCGATCGCGCTCTACCGGAAGGTGGGGTTCGAGACCGCAGACACCGAGAGCTTCGAGACCGAAATGGCGATCCGGCTGTAG
- a CDS encoding universal stress protein translates to MDAAADRERGSDGSVADAPHDTDPFDVTTVLVPVDGSDESMHAVEYAVAVAERYQARVHALYVLDPETVRGTTADDPDDAAIAATSEGFMDAARDVAADRVDLTHSSAYGFSPTMKSRHPGSVVLDAAADAEVDFVVIAREPGGEANDLLGRAAEYVLQYATEPVLSV, encoded by the coding sequence ATGGACGCCGCAGCCGACCGCGAGCGCGGTTCGGATGGCTCGGTCGCCGACGCGCCGCACGACACCGATCCGTTCGACGTGACGACCGTGCTCGTCCCGGTCGACGGCAGCGACGAGTCGATGCACGCCGTCGAGTACGCGGTCGCGGTCGCCGAGCGCTACCAAGCCCGCGTTCACGCGCTGTACGTGCTCGACCCCGAGACCGTCCGCGGCACGACGGCCGACGACCCCGACGACGCCGCGATCGCCGCCACGAGCGAGGGGTTCATGGACGCCGCCCGCGACGTCGCGGCCGACCGCGTCGATCTGACCCACTCTTCTGCGTACGGGTTCTCGCCGACGATGAAGTCCCGCCACCCGGGGAGCGTGGTGCTCGACGCCGCCGCGGACGCCGAGGTGGACTTCGTCGTGATCGCGCGCGAGCCAGGTGGCGAGGCGAACGATCTCCTCGGCCGCGCGGCGGAGTACGTCCTCCAGTACGCCACCGAACCCGTCCTCTCCGTCTGA